A window of the Gossypium hirsutum isolate 1008001.06 chromosome A03, Gossypium_hirsutum_v2.1, whole genome shotgun sequence genome harbors these coding sequences:
- the LOC107887888 gene encoding uncharacterized protein, translating to MVEEKPIKKKENQPTIEILALEISDAEKSEVLHINIPLVEALEQMPNYVKFMKDIISKNKKLSEFETVALTKECSAFLQNKLPPKMKDPVSFIIPCNIGESYCGKALCNLGVGINLMPKSIFWMLGIGEVRTATMMLKLAGRSLAYPEGKIEDVLVRVDKFIFPIDFIVLYFKVDKEVSIILKRHFLATERTLIDVQERELMMRAQDD from the exons ATGGTTGAAGAAAAACCTAtcaagaaaaaggaaaatcaacCGACAATTGAGATTTTAGCACTAGAAATTTCAGATGCTGAAAAGTCTGAAGTG CTTCACATTAATATACCTTTGgtagaagctttagaacaaatgcccaATTATGTCAAGTTCATGAAGGACATTATTTCCAAGAATAAGAAGCTTAGTGAGTTTGAGACTGTAGCATTAACGAAGGAATGTAGTGCGTtcctacagaataagctacctcCGAAAATGAAGGACCCCGTAAGCTTTATTATACCTTGTAATATTGGTGAATCTTATTGTGGTAAAGCTTTATGTAATCTTGGGGTGGGCATCAACTTGATGCCAAAGTCTATTTTTTGGATGTTgggaataggtgaagtaagaaCCGCAACTATGATGCTCAAATTGGCGGGTCGATCCTTAGCATACCCAGAAGGAAAGATTGAGGATGTTCtggtacgtgtagataagttCATTTTTCCTATTGATTTTATTGTCTTATATTTTAAAGTAGATAAGGAAGTGTCGATCATCCTAAAGAGACATTTCCTAGCTACGGAAAGAACATTAATAGACGTGCAAGAGAGAGAACTTATGATGAGAGCTCAAGACGACTAG